GGGACCGTCGGTCTCCAGCCTCCAGGACCCGGGCAGCATCTACGTGATGGAGGCGATGAAGAGCATCTCTTCCACAACGCTCTCTCCGCGCACGGCGGAGACGCGTTTCGCTCCGCTCTCCGTCAAAACGGACCCCGTGCCCAGGACCCTCTCCGAAGCCTTTTCCGAAGGGCTCAACCTTGCTGCCGAACGCACGAGCAGCCGGGCCCTCTGGGATGTATTTATCGGCGACGAACAGGAATCACAGCCTTCTTCCGATATGGTCGCAAGGAAATAGCCTCTATCCCCCTTTTATCTAAATACCTGAGTCTTTTTTATTGAGCCGCGCCCGCGGGGGCGCGGAGGGCCGTGTTATCAAAAAGCTGCGGCCGCCGGAGGGCGGTTCGCCGCCGCGGCATCTTTATCTACAACGATCAGGGGGGAACAGCGATGGAACTTCTTCACGCGGGACTCGACATAGGCTCAACTACGGCAAAGGCTGTCGTCCTTGATAAATATGACAAAATCGTATTTTACCGCTACAGCAGGCACTTTGCCGATATACGAACGGCGGTGGAGAGACTTGTCAGCGATATAAGGGAAAGTTTCTCCGAGGCGAAGCTCACGCTTGCGATGGCGGGTTCTGGCGCTCTGGAGATCGCGCGGGGCATGGACGTGCCCTTTACACAGGAACAGATCGCCTGTACGGCGAGCATCACGCGTTTTCTTTCGGGCGTCGACGTCTGCATAGAGCTTGGCGGCGAGGATTCAAAGATAACATTTTTTGACGAAGCGGGAGCCGAGCAGCGCATGAACGAGACCTGCGCCGGAGGCACCGGGGCCTTCCTCGACCAGATGGCCTCCCTCTTCGGCACGGACGCCGCGGGGCTCAACGAACTCGCCAAGGGGCATAAGACGATCTATCCGGTCGCCTCGCGCTGCGGCGTCTTCGCCAAAACGGACGTGCAGGCGCTGCTGAACGACGGCGCCTCGCGCGAGGACGTCGCGGCCTCGATATTTCAGGCTATCGTAAACCAGACGATAAGCGGCCTCGCCTGCGGCAGGAGGATCGCGGGGCGGGTCGCCTTTCTCGGCGGGCCGCTCTATTTCCTCTCGGAGCTGAGAAACCGTTTCACGGAGACGCTGCGCCTGCCGCTGGAGCAGTGCATCTTTCCGCAGAACCCGCACCTTTTCGTGGCTATGGGCGCGGCGATCAGCGCCAAGATGCAGGGCGCGGTGGATGCCTCCGTGCTGCAAAGGCGCGCGGAGGATTTCTTCATCTCTCATCGCGAAGAGCGGGGCTCGAAACTGCGCCCGCTCTTTATGAACAGGGGAGAACTCGACTCCTTCCGTGAAAGGCATTCGGCCTGCCGCGCCAGGCGCGTCGAGATGCGTGATTATCAGGGCGAGGCATTCCTCGGGATAGATGTCGGCTCCACAACGACGAAGATGGTCCTCATCGGCAGCGAAGGAGAACTGCTGTTTTCGCGGTACAGGCTGACCGGCGTCGGCGACCCCCTCCAGACGGTGCGGGAAACGCTGTCGGAACTCTATTCGCTGATGCCGGAGGGAATCAGGATCGCGGGCAGCGGCGTGACGGGGTACGGCGAAAAACTGATAAAAGCCGCCTTCGGCGTGGATACCGGCGAAGTGGAAACAGTGGCGCACGCGAAAGCCGCCGGCTTCGTCCTACCCGGAGCCGACTTCGTGATCGACATCGGCGGGCAGGATATGAAATGCCTGCGCATCAAGGACGGCATAATCAGCGGAGTCTTCCTTAACGAAGCCTGCTCCTCCGGCTGCGGCTCTTTCCTTCAGAGCTTCGCGAAGTCGCTGAATATGGAGATGGCGGAATTCGCCCGCGCCGCCGAGGAATCGGCCTCCCCCGTCGACCTCGGTTCCCGCTGCACGGTGTTCATGAATTCCCGCGTGCGCCAGGCGCAGAAAGAAGGGGCTCCGGTACGGGACATCTCCGCCGGGCTCGTCTATTCCGTCGTCAAAAACGCGCTTTATAAGGTGCTGAAGATAAAGGACCCCGCGGAACTCGGCAGCCGCATCGTCGTGCAGGGAGGGACCTTCAGGAACGACGCGCTGCTGCGCGCCTTTGAGATCGTCACGGGACGCGAAGTGGTGCGCCCCGACATCTCGGAGCTGATGGGAGCCTTCGGAGCGGCGCTGATCGCCAGAGAGAGGCGGGGAGAAAAGAGCTCGCTGCTTGACGCGGAGGCGCTGAACGGCTTCAAAACGACAGTGTCCACGCAGAACTGCGGCGGCTGCGGCAACAAATGCCTGCTGACACTGACGCGCTTTCCCGACGGGCGGAAGTACGTCTCTGGCAACCGCTGCGAGCGCGGCGGCTCCGCCGAAGAGCGGGGACCGCTGCCGCCGAACCTCTTTGAGAAGAAGTATAAGAGGCTCTTCGACCACTACCGGCCGCTGCCGGCCGAGGAAGCGCCGCGCGGCGTTATCGGCATCCCGCGCGTGCTCAACATTTACGAGAATTACCCATTCTGGTTCACGCTCTTTACTGAGCTCGGCTTCCGCGTGGAACTCTCCGCGAAGGCTCCCGACGAAAACCTCGGCATAGAGACGATCCCCTCGCAGACGGTCTGCTACCCCGCGAAGCTTGTACACCGCCATATAACGGACCTGCTGGAGCGCGGCGTGAAGAATATCTTCTATCCGCTCATCCTCCATGAGAAAAGTGAGTTCTCCGAGGCGCAGAACGACTACAACTGCCCCGTCGTCACCGGTTATCCCGACGTCGCGAGGCTCAACATCGACCGCCTGCACGACGAAGGCGTGAATTTCATCCAGCCCGCGCTCGCCATCGAAAACGAGGAGGCGCTGGTAAAGACGCTCGCCGGCGCGCTTGCCGCTTTCGGCGTCGCCAGGGGCGAGCTGCGCCGCGCCGCCAGGCTGGCAGAGGCGGCGCGCGCCGCCTATAAGTCCGACGTGACGAAATTCGGCAGGGAGGCGCTCGCCTACCTCAACGAACACGGCGGGATCGGCATCGTGCTTGCGGGACATCCATACCACCTTTCGCCTGAGGTCAATCACGGCATCCCCGAGCTGATAAACAGCTACGGCGTGACGTTATTCACAGAAGACTCCGTCTGCGGCCTCGCCGGCGAGCTTGATGAACGCGACGAGGTGGGGGCCGTCGACCAGTGGGTATACCACTCCCGCCTCTACCGCGCGGCGATGGTGACGGCGAGACACCCGGGCTTCAAAAATGTGGAGCTGGTACAGTTCAACTCCTTCGGCTGCGGACTGGACGCCATCAGCGCGGAGCAGACGGCGGAGATCCTTACGCGCCACGGCAAGCTCCACACGCTGATAAAGATCGACGAGGGAAAAAACAACGGCGCGGTCAAGATCAGGATACGCTCGCTGCTCGCGGCGATGAAGACCGAACGCAGCGACGAGGGGGCATATACTGAATCTTCCGTGAAAAAACCGCGTCCCGCCGTCCATCACGAGGGAAGGACCCTGCTCTGCCCGCCGCTTTCGCCCTTTCATTTTCAGTTCCTGGAAACGGCCTTCGAGGGCAGCGGCACAAACTTCAAGGTCCTGCCGGAGGGAACGCGCGAGACGGTGGAGCTTGGGCTGCGTTACGTCAACAACGACGTCTGCTATCCCGCGATGATGGTCGTCGGCCAGTTCATCGAAGCGCTGAAAAGCGGCCTCTACGACCCGGAGAGGACGGACTGCCTCTACGCCCAGACCGGCGGCGCCTGCCGCGCGAGCAACTATATACATCTCCTGCGGGGAGCTCTGGATTCCGCCGGTTTTCCGCAGGTGCGCGTGGTGGCGCTCAACCGCCAGAAAGAGGGAGAGGCAGAAAGGTTCGAACTTCCGACGCGCATCGGCTGGCGCGCTATGCTCGGACTCTTCTACGGCGATCTGCTGATGCGGCTGCTGCTGCGCACGCGCCCCTACGAAACCGAGAAGGGCGCGAGCGCGAGGCTCCATGATATATGGGTGGAGCGCATAAAGGAGAATATCCGCGGGGGAAGCTGGTTCCGCTTTAAAAGGGACGTCAGGGAGATGACGCGCGACTTCGCCGCGCTGCCGATAGAGAACGTCAAGCGTCCACGCGTCGGCATTACGGGCGAGATCCTCGTCAAATATCACGCCAACGCCAACGAACGCCTCATCGAGCTGATAGAGGATGAGGGCGGCGAGGCCGTGGTGCCGGATATGGGCAACTTCCTCTCCTACTGTCTCTTTGACCCTGTCTATGCCAACAGGCACCTCGCGGGAGGCTTATGGCCGCGCGCCGTCGGCGAGGCCGGAATGTGGGTGCTGGACAAGATAAAGGCTCCGATCGCCGAGGCTCTGAGGGGCACGCGCTTCGGAGAACTCCACAACATAGAGGAGCTGGCGAAGCTCGGCGGCACCGTCGTATCGCAGGCGAACCAGGCCGGAGAGGGCTGGCTGCTCACCGCGGAGATGATGGCGCTGATCGAGGGAGGGGTCAACAACGTTCTTTGCGTCCAGCCCTTCGCCTGCCTGCCCAATCACATCACCGGCAAGGGCGTCATCAAGGAGCTTAAGCGCCGCTTCAAAGGAGCGAACATCCTGCCGCTCGACTATGACGCGAGCGTCAGTACGACGAACCAGTTGAACAGGATCAAGCTTCTTATGGCTACCGCCCGGTAAATCGGCGTAAATCGGCGTTTATACGCACCGTCTGCGTCATAACTTCGGGGTCTGCGGTCCTGCGGCAAACGCACCCGCATGCTGCGGCAATATGGATAATTTGAAAGAGTTCCCCGCCAATGGCGGGGAACATTGCCTTGCAATCGCCGTATTAATATACGGCTCCGGGCGCAGACCCCAAAGTTATTTAGCATCCGGCACGTCTGGTGAACAAACTACGCGATTCACACAAAACGCAAAACCGGCGTTTTGGTTCACTGCGTATAAACGCCGATTTATCTAAGACCTTTGGCTCCCTCTCCGAGGGGGCTCCGGCGAAGCCGGTGGAGGAGGGTTGACTTTGGGTTTTGTTTTTCTGGTCTGAATTAAAACAAAACCCAAGGTCAAAACTCCTCCAGTCTCGGCGGAAAAACACCGCCGAGCCAGCCCCCTCGGGTGAACAGAGTCCCGCAAACCGGACAACGCTATAAAAGCTCCCAAGGGTATCAAAAATTTATTCAATAAAGAGACTTCGATATTGCATCGGAGCCTTTTTCAATTTTATCTGTATCCTGTCGTTATTATAATACCTTATATATTCGTCTATAGCATCTTTGGCCTCCTCGTAGTTCTCCCATTTTACTCGGTTGACGAGTTCTGATTTAATGTGACTAAAGAAGTTTTCTGCACAGGCATTATCCAAACAATTTCCTTTCCTTGACATCGAGACCTTGAGTCCGTATCTTTGTGTCAGGTTGAAATATGCATGGCTTGTATATTGAAACCCCTGGTCGCTGTGGAGGATTGGTCCATCAGCGACCACCTTATTATTATTTTCAAATGCTTTCTTCAATGTATCGCTTACTAACTTAATATTATTATTACGACTGATTTGATATCCCTGTATGGAATTATCAAAGAGATCTTTTATCATGGAGAGGAATATATTACCCTTTTTGTTCGTATATATGTGATATCAGTAACCAGTTTCTGGTTTGGTCTGTCGGAACGAAATTCTCTGTTCAGGATATTCTCATAGCTGTGGATATTTCCTGACATCACTTTAAACTTTTTCTTTTTCTTATTTCCGCTTGAAGTCCCGCTTTTTTCATAACACGCCTTCCCTCTTATTGTTTACATGAATGCCAATGAAGTTGTTGAGCCACAGAGTCATTCGCCTGTACCCATAAGTGTTTTTGTTGATATTCTGTCCCGTTCTTATTGCTTCTATGAGAGGACCGTCTTTATCTTCCATTCCACGCCGCTTTAGCCAACTGTAGTATGTCGAACGAGATACGGACAAAAATCTACACATTACACAGACAGAATGTTTTGTTGAAAATTCAAAAATGATTCTGTATTTAATATTTCTTTCTATCACCACCTTTGCAGCTCTAAGGCTTTTTTAATACATCGACCTGCATTTCCAGCTCTTTAATCTTTTCTATGCTATTTGTAACTTCCAATTTCTTATCTGGACAGTCTTGTTTTGAACTAGAAATATCCCCTTGTTCGATAAATTCCTTACACCATCGTCTTAAAAGAGAGGGACTTGAAATGTTAAAAGATGAGGTAACATCTACCATAGTACGTCCCTCTTCTAAATGAGCCGAAACAGCTTCAAGTTTTACAGCCTTGCTGTAGGTTCTTTTTTCCTTGTATCATCCAGTAAGTCCTTCTGTCCGCTCTTATATAAAGATATCCATGTTTTAACAGAATCATGACTAACACCAAGTTCTTCAGCAATCCGCCTTCGTGGAATTCCCTGTTTGTGCATCTCAATTGCTTTTATTCTTTCTTCTGTTTTACGTTTACGCATAGAAGAGCCCCCTTTATATGTATTTAGTTTTATTATAATCCAGGGGCTTTATTTGGCTGTCCGATTTTCGGGATGCTGTTCATCCCGAGGGGGCCTTTAAAGGCATAAATTAAAATCGCTGAATATCGATAAATTGTTTTTTGCGAGCGCCCGCTAAATCGCAGTTTATCGTTCCCTTCCAATCGCGTAAATCGGCGTTTAGAAGTGCGAGTTGCTAAATAACTTTGGGCTCTGGAACCGGAGCCGTATATTAATACGGCGAGGACGCCAGAGCCCTAAGTTATGACGCAAATCGCGCTTATAAACGCCGATTTATCTTGTCATGCAGGCACCCGGGCTTGACCAGGGGCCCGGCAACCGTACCGCTTATTTTACAAACCGTGAGCCGCCGGCCCGGCGGCATTTTTACCTCGGACGTCAGGAGCTTGGCGCGACGACGCCTGACTGCGGCTGGTCATAACTGCAATTGGCCTGGTACCGAGATATATAGGAGATATAAAACGCCCAGCCGGCGAGTATCAGCGCCCCCGCTATTATTTTTTCATACCCCGCAACTCCCTTCGTCGATAAATTTTTTATTTATTGAGACTAAATGTAATTATAAAAGTTGCAGTTAATATGTCAAGCGGAAATATTGCAATTCCAGCGTGAAGTACCTCTTGAGAGAAAAGCAAACAGCCCGGCCCCCTATCGGGAACCGGGCCTCGGTCGCCGGTAAAAAACGCTGATCTTTTATTTACATCAAAGCCGTGTCATATCTTGTCCTTAGCGGCAGTTAGGGAACCGCTGATTTCGGCTCTCCGGCCGTGATCAGCGGACGATGCGTTAGGCTTTATATGGCAAAGTGAATTGATCAGCGGTTCCTTAGAACTCCACTTTCTGCCCAAGTCCCTTCTGCGCCGCCTTTTCGCAGAGATAGTCCGCCGCCGCGATGTCGAAGAGCGCCATGCCGACCGATTTGAAAAAGGTGGTATCGCTCTCCGTTTTACGTTTGCCGCCGATCAGCTCCGCGAGCGTGTGGATGTTTTCGCGCCTGAGCGCGCCGTTTTCCAGCGGCGTTATGAGGTCGCCCGTTTCGTCGAGCGCGTGGGGCGTGTCTACGTAGACGTCGCCGCCCGTGAGCCGGAAGAGGGCGTCGGGGTATTCCCTCATCTCCGGCAGATAGGAGCCGATGCCGGTGAAGGCGTGTCCCGCGAGCAGCTTTTCGTCGTCGGGGAAGAGCGGGCTTCTGGAGGGCGTCGCCGTCATCACCGCCTCCGTCTTTTCAAGCAGCTCGGCGGCGCTTGCCGCGATCTTCACCGTCACGCCGGGCAGCGCCGCCCGCAGCTTTTCCGCGAAGGGTGCAAGCTTTTCCGTCAGCGCGTCGTATATCCATACCTCTTTGACGCCCTTGCGCGCGGCGCAGCCGAACTGTGCCTGCCAGAAACCCTGCGCGCCCGTGCCGACAAGCCCGAGAGAGCCGATATCGGCGCGCGCCGTGTTTTTGATTCCCGCGCCGCCGACGGCCCCGGTGCGGAGCGCCGTCACCATCTTGCCCTCGAGCAGAGCCTTCGGGCCTCCGGTATTCGCGTCAAAGAGCATCACCGCGCCGTTGATGAAGGGCAGCCCCTTTTGCGGGTTTCCCGGACGCAGGGTGAGCAGTTTGCAGCCCCAGGCATCGGGCGTCACGCAGGGCATGAGCATGAGAGAGTCGCCTCCGTTAAGCGAAACGCTGGAGCGCAGCGGCATCGCAAAGTTCCCCTCATCCGCGAAGAGCATCGTCTGTTCCATCCTACCGATCAATTCTTCAAGGTCTACGGTCTCAACGAGCGTTTTTTCATTAAGTACCAGCAATATCAACCACTCCTCTTTTAAGGATATTTATTCTTTGGAATGCACCGATCTCAGATAGGCATAGAGCGTGAATTTGCTCTTTTTCATCTCTTCCGAGAGACGTTCCATCGCCCCTTTGACGAGAAAGAAGCCCATCCCGTCGAGGCGAGCCACCACCTTCACCTTGTCGGAGCGCGGCAGCGCGGATAGGTCGCCGCCCCACTCTTTTTTGATCGCCGCGATCGAGCCGGAGACGACGTCGTCGACATCCTTTGAAAAATGCTCGCGGTACTCGGGCACGCCGGCGTTGGCGGGGTCTATACGGAAAAATTCGTCAAGCGCCTCGCGCGCGGCGCTGATTTTCGTGATATCCATGTTGATGCAGAGAAAGCCGATCACTTCCCCCAAAGAGTCTCTGATAAAACAGACGCCGCATTTGAGCAGCCTGCCGTCGTCGGTCCTCGCCCGATAGTTATAGATGCCAGTCAGTTTGCGGTATTCGGGATCTTTCAGCATCCGCAGCCCAAAATCGGTCATCGGCGAACCGACGCCGCGGCCGCTCACATGGGCGTTGGCGCAGGCGATGATCGAGCGTTCCGGATTTGAGACGTCGTGCAGCAATATCTCGCAGTCTTTTCCGAGTATCTCTCCCAGTCCCGCCACCAGGCCCTTATAGGGCAGCAGTTCCGCGGGCGTTTTATGTTTGTTCATCATCCGTCGCCCCCATTTTAGTCTATTCTATCATAAAAAAATTGTTAATGACAATATTTTTTCTCTTTTCGCAAAAAAAATGTTAATGCCGATGATTCCTTGAATTATCTGCATTATTCAGCCCGTGTTCCAAGACGAAAAACCCTCTTAATTTCCCGTGTCATGATATAATTGACAAAATATTGTTAATAACGTATAAAATTATCAAGAGGCAGAAAAGGGGGGCAACACCTTCATGATGAATTTTACGAGAACTATCGACGCCATCGACGCCCACACCGCTGGCGAGCCGATACGCGTCGTCACCTCCGGCATCCCGAAGGTCGAGGGACGGACGATGCTGGAAAAGATGGAATATTTCGCGAGCCATTATGACAATATCCGCTGTATGCTACTCAAGGAGCCGCGCGGCCATAAGGACATGTTCGGCGCGGTGCTGGTGCCGCCTGTGACCGACGACGCCGACCTCGGCATCCTCTTCATGCACAACGAGGGGATGAGCACCATGTGCGGCCACGGAACGATCGGCACGGTGAAGGCCGCCGCCGAGACGGGGCTGCTCGACCTGCGCGAGGGAGAAAACACGATCAGGATAGACGCTCCGGCCGGACGCATCACCGCGGAGGCGACCGTAAGAGACGGACACGTCGAGCACGTCGCCTTCACCAACGTCCCGGCCTTCGTATATAAAGAGAGCGTGACGATACCGGTGGAAGGGACCGGCGCGGTGGAGGCGGCGGTCGTCTACGGCGGCGCTTTTTACATCTTCATCGAGGAGGAAAAGCTCGGGCTGCGCGTGCTGCCGGAGCAGACGGCGGCGCTCGTCGCACGCGCGATGGAGATGAAGCGCTGGGCAAACGCCAACCTCGAGATCCGCCACCCGGAGAAGCAGGAGATCAACGGCATCTACGGCGTGCTCATCACCTCGCCTGTCGAAAGGACGGAATATGGCTGCCGGAGCCGGCACATCTGCGTCTTCGCCGACGGTTCGGTGGACCGCTCCCCCTGCGGCACCGGGACCTCGGCGCGGATGGCGCTGCTGGTCTCGCGCAAAGAACTTGATATCGGAGAAAAATTCCAAGCCGCAAGCATCATCGACACAAAGTTCGAGGGCACGCCGCTGGCCGCCGTCACCGAGAGCGGTTACGAGGCGATAATCCCGAAGGTCGCGGGCCCCGCCTGGATAACGGGCTTCAACAAGTTCGTCCTCGACCCGGCCGACCCCGTGCCGGAGGGCTTCCTGCTCTGAGGACCGGTCAAATTTTATATGAATTTATAGAAGGGATTGAGCACAAATGACATACCGCTCCAAGGAACTGGGACTTTTTTCCGGCAGGGGCTCCTCGTCGCGCCGCGCGATCTACAAGGGCTGCGGCTATGACGACGGAGACCTGGCCAAGCCGCTGATCGGCATCGTGAACACCGCGAACGACGCTGGGCTCGGCCACGTGCACCTCGACCGCCTCGCGGCGCGCGTGCGCGCGGGGATTTTACAGGCGGGCGGCACGCCCTTTGAATTCGGCACGATCGCCACCTGCGGCGCTGTGCCGATCGGGATGCCGCACTTCCGCTACGAGCTCGTCATCCGCGACGTCATCGCCTCCTCGGTGGAGATCATGACCGGCGTACAGCTGCTCGACGGCCTCGTGCTGCTCGCCTCGTGCGACAGCATCATCCCGGGGGTCCTCATCGGCGGCATTCGCGCCGGCGTCCCCTGCATCATGCTGACGGGCGGCCCGCAGGAGGTATGTAAGAGCGGAGGCCGCAGCGTCGTCATGAGCGAGCTTGACCAGCTCGTCTTCGGCGCCGACTACGCGAGCGGCGAGGCGCGCGAAAAGATACGCTACCTCGAAGACCACGTCTGTCCCGGCCCCGGAGCCTGCTCGCTGATGGGCACCGCCAACACGATGCAGATACTGGCCGAGGGGCTAGGCATGGCGCTGCCAGGATCGTCGACCGTCCCCGCCGTCTACGCGGAGAAGGAGCGCTTCGCGACACAGACGGGCCGCCGCATCGTGGAACTCGTCAAAGAGGGAGTGAAGCCGAAGGACATCCTCACGCGCGAAGCGCTCTTGAACGGCGTCATCCTCACGATGGCGCTCGCCGGCTCGACCAACGCCGTGCTGCACCTGCTCTCATTCGCGCGCGAGGTCGGCGTCGAGCTGACTCTCGACGATTTTGACAAATTATCGGAGACGATCCCCGTCATCAGCCGCGTCATCCCGACGGGAAAAGCAACGGTCATCGACCTTTATAACGCGGGCGGCGTCCCCGCCGTCCTTGGTGAGATGAGGGACTACTTGCATAAGGAATGCCTCACCGTGTCGGGGCACACCATCGGCGAGATCGCCTCTCTGCGCCGCTCCTCCGACCATGAGACGCTGACAGCGGCTGAAAGCCCCGTCTTCAAAAGCGGCGGCATCGCCGTCATGAGGGGGAACATCACCCCGAACGGCGCGATCTGCCGCACGACGACGATTTCCGAAAAGATACGAAAATTCGCGGGACCGGCGCGCGTCTTCAACTCCGACGAGGAGGCGCACCGCGCCGTCGTGACTGGAGACATAAAAAAGGGCGACGTCGTCGTCATCCGCTACGAGGGGCCGCGCGGCGCGCCCGGAATGCGTGAGATGATGATGACCACGGACGCGTTGGTAGGAATAGGCATGGGACAGGAGGTCTTTGTGCTGACGGACGGACGCTTCTCCGGCTTCACCGAGGGGGCGGCGATCGGCCACATCTCCCCCGAAGCCGCCGTCGGCGGCGTCATCGCGATCGTCGAAGATGGAGACTTCATCAGGATCGATATCCCCGGACGCACGGTAAACCTCGACCTGCCCGATGATGTGATCAGAGAACGCCTTGCGAAATGGAAGCTGCCGCTCAAAAAAGAGCGCGGCATCCTCGGCATCTACGCGAAGAGCGCGCTCCAGGCCCACGAAGGCGCGATGATCGACGACCGCGTGGAGGACGAGGGGCAGGTGCGCCGGGAGTTTTAGGCGGCCGGCGGTTGATAGGGCGAGGGGCGGCGATTCTATTTAAACCAACAAATATTCAATCAATTATTGATAATATTTGATATTAAATTTATAATATATTTTAGTTTCAACACTATTTACCAAATATATCTAACGCCGCTGAAAACAGCGCGAAAAAACGGAGAGGTGGAAACAATGAAAGACAAAACTCTTTTGGGGCTTAACCTCTCCGCTTTTTTGATGATGATCGGCGTCGGGATGATCGTCGCCCTGCTGCCGCAAAGAATCATAGAATTAGACGGGAACGGCAATAATGTAGGCTACCTGGCCTCTATGTTCGCCGTCGCATATATCGTGCTGCAGATACCGGTCGGCGCGATGGCGGACAGATTCGGCTTCAAGCGTTTTTTGGCGTCCGGGTATTTCCTCTGTTTCCTGACCGGGCTCTGTTACTATTTTTCCACCGGCTCGGCCATGATATTTCTCTCGCGCCTGCTGCAGGGCGCTGGAGAGGCTCCCGTCTGGGCGCTCGCGCCCGCGCTGCTCTCAATAAAGTACGCCTCTTCCAAAGGCTCCGTTATGGGGTCATATAACGCGATAATACACATCGGGCTTACCATGGGGCCGATCCTCGGAGTGTTCCTCATTAAATTCCTGGCGGCGAAAAATCTCTTTCTCATCTACGCTTTCGCCTGCCTCGCGGGGGCGCTTTTGATCGCCTGGCTGGTCGACGACATCCGCCCGGGGAAAAATGCGGAGAATATCTTCAATCTGGCGAATATTATGGCGATGATCAAAGACTCGTCC
The window above is part of the Cloacibacillus evryensis DSM 19522 genome. Proteins encoded here:
- a CDS encoding acyl-CoA dehydratase activase-related protein, which encodes MELLHAGLDIGSTTAKAVVLDKYDKIVFYRYSRHFADIRTAVERLVSDIRESFSEAKLTLAMAGSGALEIARGMDVPFTQEQIACTASITRFLSGVDVCIELGGEDSKITFFDEAGAEQRMNETCAGGTGAFLDQMASLFGTDAAGLNELAKGHKTIYPVASRCGVFAKTDVQALLNDGASREDVAASIFQAIVNQTISGLACGRRIAGRVAFLGGPLYFLSELRNRFTETLRLPLEQCIFPQNPHLFVAMGAAISAKMQGAVDASVLQRRAEDFFISHREERGSKLRPLFMNRGELDSFRERHSACRARRVEMRDYQGEAFLGIDVGSTTTKMVLIGSEGELLFSRYRLTGVGDPLQTVRETLSELYSLMPEGIRIAGSGVTGYGEKLIKAAFGVDTGEVETVAHAKAAGFVLPGADFVIDIGGQDMKCLRIKDGIISGVFLNEACSSGCGSFLQSFAKSLNMEMAEFARAAEESASPVDLGSRCTVFMNSRVRQAQKEGAPVRDISAGLVYSVVKNALYKVLKIKDPAELGSRIVVQGGTFRNDALLRAFEIVTGREVVRPDISELMGAFGAALIARERRGEKSSLLDAEALNGFKTTVSTQNCGGCGNKCLLTLTRFPDGRKYVSGNRCERGGSAEERGPLPPNLFEKKYKRLFDHYRPLPAEEAPRGVIGIPRVLNIYENYPFWFTLFTELGFRVELSAKAPDENLGIETIPSQTVCYPAKLVHRHITDLLERGVKNIFYPLILHEKSEFSEAQNDYNCPVVTGYPDVARLNIDRLHDEGVNFIQPALAIENEEALVKTLAGALAAFGVARGELRRAARLAEAARAAYKSDVTKFGREALAYLNEHGGIGIVLAGHPYHLSPEVNHGIPELINSYGVTLFTEDSVCGLAGELDERDEVGAVDQWVYHSRLYRAAMVTARHPGFKNVELVQFNSFGCGLDAISAEQTAEILTRHGKLHTLIKIDEGKNNGAVKIRIRSLLAAMKTERSDEGAYTESSVKKPRPAVHHEGRTLLCPPLSPFHFQFLETAFEGSGTNFKVLPEGTRETVELGLRYVNNDVCYPAMMVVGQFIEALKSGLYDPERTDCLYAQTGGACRASNYIHLLRGALDSAGFPQVRVVALNRQKEGEAERFELPTRIGWRAMLGLFYGDLLMRLLLRTRPYETEKGASARLHDIWVERIKENIRGGSWFRFKRDVREMTRDFAALPIENVKRPRVGITGEILVKYHANANERLIELIEDEGGEAVVPDMGNFLSYCLFDPVYANRHLAGGLWPRAVGEAGMWVLDKIKAPIAEALRGTRFGELHNIEELAKLGGTVVSQANQAGEGWLLTAEMMALIEGGVNNVLCVQPFACLPNHITGKGVIKELKRRFKGANILPLDYDASVSTTNQLNRIKLLMATAR
- a CDS encoding IS3 family transposase, whose protein sequence is MYTNKKGNIFLSMIKDLFDNSIQGYQISRNNNIKLVSDTLKKAFENNNKVVADGPILHSDQGFQYTSHAYFNLTQRYGLKVSMSRKGNCLDNACAENFFSHIKSELVNRVKWENYEEAKDAIDEYIRYYNNDRIQIKLKKAPMQYRSLFIE
- a CDS encoding IS3 family transposase, which gives rise to MCRFLSVSRSTYYSWLKRRGMEDKDGPLIEAIRTGQNINKNTYGYRRMTLWLNNFIGIHVNNKREGVL
- a CDS encoding helix-turn-helix domain-containing protein; this translates as MRKRKTEERIKAIEMHKQGIPRRRIAEELGVSHDSVKTWISLYKSGQKDLLDDTRKKEPTARL
- a CDS encoding ornithine cyclodeaminase family protein, encoding MLVLNEKTLVETVDLEELIGRMEQTMLFADEGNFAMPLRSSVSLNGGDSLMLMPCVTPDAWGCKLLTLRPGNPQKGLPFINGAVMLFDANTGGPKALLEGKMVTALRTGAVGGAGIKNTARADIGSLGLVGTGAQGFWQAQFGCAARKGVKEVWIYDALTEKLAPFAEKLRAALPGVTVKIAASAAELLEKTEAVMTATPSRSPLFPDDEKLLAGHAFTGIGSYLPEMREYPDALFRLTGGDVYVDTPHALDETGDLITPLENGALRRENIHTLAELIGGKRKTESDTTFFKSVGMALFDIAAADYLCEKAAQKGLGQKVEF
- a CDS encoding helix-turn-helix transcriptional regulator, with translation MMNKHKTPAELLPYKGLVAGLGEILGKDCEILLHDVSNPERSIIACANAHVSGRGVGSPMTDFGLRMLKDPEYRKLTGIYNYRARTDDGRLLKCGVCFIRDSLGEVIGFLCINMDITKISAAREALDEFFRIDPANAGVPEYREHFSKDVDDVVSGSIAAIKKEWGGDLSALPRSDKVKVVARLDGMGFFLVKGAMERLSEEMKKSKFTLYAYLRSVHSKE
- a CDS encoding proline racemase family protein, whose translation is MMNFTRTIDAIDAHTAGEPIRVVTSGIPKVEGRTMLEKMEYFASHYDNIRCMLLKEPRGHKDMFGAVLVPPVTDDADLGILFMHNEGMSTMCGHGTIGTVKAAAETGLLDLREGENTIRIDAPAGRITAEATVRDGHVEHVAFTNVPAFVYKESVTIPVEGTGAVEAAVVYGGAFYIFIEEEKLGLRVLPEQTAALVARAMEMKRWANANLEIRHPEKQEINGIYGVLITSPVERTEYGCRSRHICVFADGSVDRSPCGTGTSARMALLVSRKELDIGEKFQAASIIDTKFEGTPLAAVTESGYEAIIPKVAGPAWITGFNKFVLDPADPVPEGFLL